The Thermocrinis albus DSM 14484 genome segment CTCGGACCACAGGTCTATTATCCGGTTGTATCTTTCCTTCGCTGTGAGTACACCTTTCTTGTACAGATCCGCTATCTCATCTGTTTGACGGAAGGCCTCTTGGATTATCTCCTTCTTCACGGCCGGTACCTGAAGATCATCTATGCCTATGGAAACAGCGGCTTTGGTGGCCATTCTGAACCCTAGGTCCTTAAGGTCATCCAGGAACTTGGCTGTTCTTTCTACACCATAACGTTTGTACACATCGCTCACCAGTTTTGAAACCTTCTTCTTGTCCAGAGGGTCGTTGACGAAAGGATACCCTTCCGGGAGTATGGTGTTGAAAAGCACCCTTCCCGGTGTGGTTTCTATCACTTTACCGTTTTCTAACCTAAGCTTTATCTTGGCATGTATATCCACCTTTTGGTTTTCAAGGGCCAGAAGCACATCCTCTTTACTGAGGAAAAGTTTCCCTTCTCCCTGTACTCCCGGTACTTCCTGCGTTATGTAATAAAGACCCAGTATTATGTCCTGGGAGGGCATAGTGATAGGTTTACCGTGAGCAGGGGAGAGGATGTTTTGGGTAGAGAGCATGAGAATGTAGGCTTCCAACTGGGCCATTATGCCCAGAGGTACGTGAACCGCCATCTGGTCACCGTCAAAGTCAGCGTTGAAAGGTGGACATACGAGAGGGTGAAGCTGTATAGCCTTCCCATCTATGAGGACAGGTTCGAAGGCTTGTATAGAAGGTCTGTGAAGGGTTGGCGCTCTGTTGAGGAGCACAGGGTGCTGTTTTACCACCTCCTCTAGACATTCCCAGACTTCAGGTGTTTTCTGTTCTATCAACTTCTTAGCGTGCTTTATGGAAGTGGCGTAACCCTTTTCCTCCAACCTCCTTATTACGAAAGGTTTGAAGAGTTCAAGAGCCATTATACGAGGCAGACCACACTGGTGCATCTGGAGTTCAGGTCCCACCACTATAACAGATCTTCCCGAGTAGTCCACTCTTTTACCCAGCAGGTTCTGTCTGAAGCGTCCCTGTTTTCCTTTCAGGTAATCAGCTAGAGACTTGAGAGGTCTTCCGTTTTGGGTGACTACTCGGCCACCTTTACCGTTGTCTATGAGGGCGTTTACCACCTCCTGTAACATACGCTTCTCGTTCCTTATGATGATGTCGGGTGCGTCGAGCTCTATAAGCCTCTTTAGTCTGTTGTTTCTGTTTATGATACGCCTATAAAGATCGTTGAGATCAGAAGTGGCAAACCTTCCACCTTCCAGAGGCACGAGGGGTCTCAGCTCAGGGGGAAGAACCGGCAATACTTCCAGAACCATCCACTCAGGTCTGTTTCCGCTCTTTATGAAGCTCTCCACCAGTTTTAGAACTCTCAGTTGTTTCTTTATGCGAGCTTCTGAAACCTCTTTCAGAACAGCCTGTCTTATATCTTCTTTGATCCTCTCAAAGATAGGGAGGTCTTTCTTGGTTTGCCTGAGGTTCTCATAATAGACCTGAATAGCCTCTTTACCCGTCATACAGTCTTCTCCGCAGTCCTCCTCTACTACCTTGCCCGTCTTTACGTTCAGATAAAGTTCCTCGTTCAAAATGCCCAAGAGAGCCTGCTCTAAGGTAAGTTCCTCCGGATATTCCAGAGGTACACCGTAAAGGCGTAGATCATCGGCCAGTACCTTCACCATACGGTGGTAGATCTTTTTGTATCTACCCTCCAGTTGTTTACCCATATCTTCGTAACTGAAGCTGTAGGGTTTTACCTCCTCCCTAAGTTTCTGAGCGTAGGCCTCCAGATCCAAAGAGGCCAGAACTTTCTTTATCATCTCTGCCCCCATCCCACCTTCAAACTTGTGTTCCAAGTTGGGGGCATATACCTCCATGTAGGTATCTTCGTCCACCACGTGAAGCTTCACAAACTTAGTGTTGCCCATATCGTCCTTGAGGGGTATGGTGTCCTCAGCTTCTCTGAAGTCTCTCTCCTCTTCCTCCGTAGTGGGATACTCTATGACCAAATAGTTCTCGAAGTATATGACTCTCTCCACATCCCTAACACTGAGGCCCAGCAGAGTACCTATCTTGGAGGGGGAACTTTTGAGAAACCATATATGCACCACCGGTGCAGCCAGTTCTATATGTCCGAACCTTTCCCTCCTTACATAGCTCCTTGTTACTTCTACACCGCACTTCTCGCATATTGTTCCTTCGTACCTTTTACCCCTGTACTTTCCACACAGACACTCGTAATCCTTGATGGGACCAAAGATCTTGGCACAGAAGAGCCCCTCTTTCTCAGGTTTGTGGGTTCTGTAGTTGATAGTCTCAGGTTTTTTTACTTCTCCGTAACTCCAGCTTCTTATCTCTTCTGGAGAAGCTAACATCAGTTTGATTCTCTCAAAGGGTAAAAGCCCCTTCCTTTTCATGTTTCATCCTCCTCCTGCTTTTGAACCTTGTCACAGGGAGCAGACCCTCCGTTCTCACACTTTACATCAAGCCCGAGGGCCTTCAGCTCCCTGACCAAGACCCTGAAGGATTCAGGTATACCGGGCGTGTAGGTATAACGCCCTTTCACTATGGCTTCGTAAACGTTGCTTCTTCCCTCTATGTCGTCGGACTTGACGGTGAGCATTTCCTGAAGGGTGTAGGCTGCTCCGTGAGCTTCCAGTGCCCAAACTTCCATCTCTCCAAGCCTTTGTCCACCAAACTGAGCCCTACCACCGAGTGGTTGTTGTGTGACGAGGGAGTAAGGTCCTGTACTACGTGCGTGGATCTTGTCATCCACCATATGTATGAGTTTCAACATATGCATGTAGCCTACGGTGACACGCATGTCAAAGGGCTCACCCGTTCTGCCGTCGTAGAGAACCGTCTTACCATCCTCAGGAAGCCCTGCCATCCTGAGCAGTTCCTTTATATGCTCCTCCGAGGCACCTTCAAAAACAGGTGTGGCCATAGGTATACCCTGCTCTTCGTATTGGGACACTACAGCTTCCAGTTCTTCATCCGACAGAGAGTTTAT includes the following:
- the rpoC gene encoding DNA-directed RNA polymerase subunit beta' gives rise to the protein MKRKGLLPFERIKLMLASPEEIRSWSYGEVKKPETINYRTHKPEKEGLFCAKIFGPIKDYECLCGKYRGKRYEGTICEKCGVEVTRSYVRRERFGHIELAAPVVHIWFLKSSPSKIGTLLGLSVRDVERVIYFENYLVIEYPTTEEEERDFREAEDTIPLKDDMGNTKFVKLHVVDEDTYMEVYAPNLEHKFEGGMGAEMIKKVLASLDLEAYAQKLREEVKPYSFSYEDMGKQLEGRYKKIYHRMVKVLADDLRLYGVPLEYPEELTLEQALLGILNEELYLNVKTGKVVEEDCGEDCMTGKEAIQVYYENLRQTKKDLPIFERIKEDIRQAVLKEVSEARIKKQLRVLKLVESFIKSGNRPEWMVLEVLPVLPPELRPLVPLEGGRFATSDLNDLYRRIINRNNRLKRLIELDAPDIIIRNEKRMLQEVVNALIDNGKGGRVVTQNGRPLKSLADYLKGKQGRFRQNLLGKRVDYSGRSVIVVGPELQMHQCGLPRIMALELFKPFVIRRLEEKGYATSIKHAKKLIEQKTPEVWECLEEVVKQHPVLLNRAPTLHRPSIQAFEPVLIDGKAIQLHPLVCPPFNADFDGDQMAVHVPLGIMAQLEAYILMLSTQNILSPAHGKPITMPSQDIILGLYYITQEVPGVQGEGKLFLSKEDVLLALENQKVDIHAKIKLRLENGKVIETTPGRVLFNTILPEGYPFVNDPLDKKKVSKLVSDVYKRYGVERTAKFLDDLKDLGFRMATKAAVSIGIDDLQVPAVKKEIIQEAFRQTDEIADLYKKGVLTAKERYNRIIDLWSEITDRVSRAMFEEIEKSTRKEGDKTYPGIFNPIYMMANSGARGNRDQIRQLAAMRGLMAKHTGEFIETPIVANFREGLTVLEYFISTYGARKGLADTALKTAFAGYLTRRLVDVAQDIMITERDCNTTKGIEMTAIVEGGEEKVPLKDRIVGRTLAEDVIDPYTGEVIATRNTVVDEELADRIVHAGIEKVKVRSPLTCEAKFGICSMCYGWDLSQRKLVDIGEAVGIIAAQSIGEPGTQLTMRTFHIGGAAIAERAKGELVNESEGYVKYYNIKLIKNREGKWVNISKDGAIGIVDAEGRMLERHAVPYAAHILVEEGKKVPAGTTLAEWDPFNTYIIAEEGGKVEFKDIALDITVKEERDPFTGKTSTVVSFTRPKDAMLHTPRIVVTTPDGREVVYDLPVNSIISIPAEKLQTEWYVCPTCTESEGAEIQHRYYVVKDYYVEPGDVLARIPKEIAKVRDIVGGLPRVEELFEARRPKNPAVLSEIDGIVRIYEDADEVILFNPKTGETRKYSIKKDEYILVTHGQFIQKGARITDSLVADIDGQVRIKGRGYKVVVYNKETGLQREYFVPKGKHLLVKNGDVVQAGDPLTDGTPVPEEILRIKGVEELQKFLLKEVQMVYRLQGVDINDKHFEVIIRQMLRKRRVVDPGDSRFLVNEEVDIEELDEEIKRIQEEGGKIPKVEPILVGISKAALSSRSWISAASFQETTKVLTDAACEGKVDDLRGIKENVIIGNIIPAGTGVMEYSHVDVQEQKVRTGKDVV